One window of Methanobacterium alcaliphilum genomic DNA carries:
- a CDS encoding site-2 protease family protein gives MNALWFYVIVFVLIWIMALLFRKQLKIEIHGPLLMRKTKRMRGFIDRLAQKKFNIKERHYNWNLFGRNINFKIGPTVSPWRVFLNIGILVAFYYMFNMFYMLLMSLNQLFVAPQASLIIPGVDMPGNPFYIPLSYGIIGLATVIIVHEFAHGILARVEGVRIKSIGVLLLAVLPGAFVEPDEEDVQKSKRSAKLRIFAAGSVANLTLAALAVLVLVGMNTYVVPNTFESDGIQITGLVPKSPASEVLKQGMVIKSINGIKTNDSSTYAEALSTLKIGQNVSIMTSTGTYSIKTEKNPNNSSKPYMGVRSTPNLVIKENVAKTFGDIPFVIPYIVELFFYIYALNFLIGVFNLLPMKPLDGGLMLEELLRYKLSDNLVKPIINTLSIFIIAIIAISIIYGTGRGIMMMF, from the coding sequence ATGAATGCTTTATGGTTCTATGTCATTGTCTTTGTATTGATATGGATAATGGCATTATTGTTCCGAAAACAACTCAAAATAGAAATTCACGGTCCTTTATTAATGAGAAAAACTAAAAGAATGAGAGGGTTTATTGATAGATTAGCTCAAAAGAAATTTAATATAAAAGAACGCCACTATAACTGGAATTTATTTGGCAGGAATATTAATTTCAAGATAGGGCCCACAGTAAGCCCATGGAGAGTTTTTCTGAACATAGGAATACTCGTGGCTTTTTATTACATGTTCAACATGTTTTACATGCTTTTAATGTCTTTAAATCAGTTATTTGTGGCACCTCAAGCATCTCTTATTATCCCTGGAGTCGATATGCCTGGAAATCCTTTTTACATTCCATTAAGTTATGGGATAATTGGTCTGGCCACAGTGATCATTGTTCATGAATTTGCGCATGGAATTTTAGCTCGGGTGGAAGGGGTGCGCATTAAATCTATAGGTGTTCTCCTTTTAGCTGTACTTCCCGGGGCATTTGTAGAACCCGATGAAGAAGATGTACAAAAATCAAAAAGATCTGCTAAATTGAGAATTTTTGCGGCAGGTTCTGTAGCAAATTTAACTTTGGCTGCTCTAGCAGTGTTAGTTCTTGTGGGAATGAACACTTATGTAGTCCCCAATACTTTTGAATCTGATGGAATTCAAATCACCGGCCTGGTGCCTAAAAGTCCGGCCAGTGAAGTTTTAAAGCAGGGTATGGTTATTAAAAGTATCAATGGAATAAAAACTAATGATTCATCAACTTATGCTGAGGCATTATCCACACTTAAAATCGGACAAAATGTCAGTATAATGACATCTACAGGAACATATTCCATAAAAACAGAGAAAAATCCTAATAATTCCAGTAAACCGTACATGGGTGTTAGGAGCACCCCTAATCTCGTGATAAAAGAAAATGTAGCCAAAACTTTTGGGGACATTCCATTTGTAATTCCTTATATTGTGGAACTTTTCTTCTACATTTACGCCTTGAACTTTTTAATAGGGGTTTTTAATTTACTCCCTATGAAACCATTAGATGGCGGGCTAATGTTAGAGGAATTACTGAGATATAAACTTTCAGATAACCTAGTAAAACCCATAATCAATACGCTTTCCATATTTATCATTGCAATAATTGCTATAAGCATAATATATGGGACGGGAAGAGGAATTATGATGATGTTTTAA
- the purL gene encoding phosphoribosylformylglycinamidine synthase subunit PurL has product MALTDSEMKFIKEKLGREPNSLEYGMLDIMFSEHCSYKSSRPVLGLFPTEGEKIILGPGDDAGVVEITDELALAVGIESHNHPSAIEPYGGAGTGIGGILRDIISMGAMPIALLDSLRFGHLEDQKSCYLFEHVVRGISDYGNRVGIPTVGGEVEFDDAFQTNPLVNVMCAGLVPKKDLKRGIAPNVGDVFLLMGGMTGRDGIHGVTFASEELTTASEIEDRPAVQIGDPFTKKKVLEASLEIMEQVPVSGVKDLGGGGITCCISELADKCHNGAKVDLNKIPLREEGMTPYEIMLSESQERMVFVINPANVDKAIKICEKYELPASVVGEVTSTDLMVVEEEGEVIAELPTNLLADPPVVQREEKEMEKPSEYVEVEHPSAEEALLKILSSTNIASKKWVYKQYDHEVQIRTVIKPGDDAAVMRVDEEKAVALTVDCNSLHTRLDPYDGGAGSVAEAIRNVVAMGAQPLCVVDCLNFGNPEKPEVFWQFKQCVTGMAEIAEKFQTPVISGNVSFYNETEGITVNPSPTVGVVGVVDIPKIRTMDFKEEGDKIIIIGKTYNELSGSEYHRSVHGLLQGSAPKIRMDDELESVKSILKLLDDDSEGDITAIHDCSAGGIGIALSEMVIKSGMGAKVDLSLTPKEDVNDFEALLSESHARFIITAKADKADEILTKIKAPSAIIGEVVGKNLVIKGMVDLDVSKLQDAYQGVIEKYMA; this is encoded by the coding sequence ATGGCATTAACCGATTCAGAAATGAAATTCATAAAAGAAAAACTGGGAAGAGAACCAAATTCTTTGGAATATGGAATGCTGGACATAATGTTCTCTGAGCACTGTTCTTACAAGAGCAGCCGCCCTGTACTGGGCCTATTTCCTACAGAAGGCGAGAAAATAATTTTAGGTCCGGGGGACGATGCAGGGGTAGTTGAAATCACAGATGAACTGGCACTAGCAGTAGGGATAGAAAGCCACAATCACCCTTCAGCTATTGAACCATATGGTGGGGCTGGAACCGGAATCGGAGGTATATTGAGGGATATTATCTCTATGGGAGCCATGCCCATTGCTTTACTGGATTCGCTACGGTTTGGACATTTAGAAGATCAAAAATCATGTTATCTTTTTGAACATGTAGTCAGGGGGATATCTGACTATGGTAACCGAGTAGGCATACCAACAGTGGGAGGGGAAGTAGAATTTGACGATGCTTTCCAAACGAATCCTTTAGTAAATGTAATGTGTGCTGGTCTGGTGCCTAAAAAAGACCTTAAAAGAGGAATTGCTCCCAACGTAGGGGATGTCTTCTTACTTATGGGTGGAATGACAGGAAGAGATGGAATACATGGAGTAACATTTGCTTCTGAAGAATTAACTACGGCATCGGAAATAGAAGATCGCCCTGCGGTTCAAATTGGTGATCCATTTACCAAGAAAAAGGTATTAGAAGCAAGTTTGGAGATTATGGAACAAGTACCCGTCTCGGGTGTCAAAGACCTTGGAGGTGGAGGTATAACCTGCTGCATTTCAGAACTGGCAGATAAATGCCATAACGGGGCAAAGGTAGATTTAAATAAAATACCCCTAAGAGAAGAAGGGATGACTCCATATGAAATAATGCTCTCTGAGTCCCAGGAGAGAATGGTATTTGTAATAAACCCTGCAAACGTTGATAAAGCTATAAAAATCTGTGAAAAATACGAACTTCCAGCATCTGTTGTGGGAGAAGTCACAAGTACGGATTTAATGGTGGTAGAAGAAGAAGGAGAAGTAATTGCAGAACTGCCCACTAATTTATTGGCTGATCCACCAGTGGTTCAAAGGGAAGAAAAAGAAATGGAAAAACCCTCAGAATATGTGGAAGTGGAACATCCTTCTGCAGAAGAAGCTCTTTTAAAAATATTGTCCTCAACTAATATTGCCAGTAAAAAATGGGTTTACAAACAGTATGATCATGAAGTACAAATTAGAACTGTAATAAAACCGGGGGACGATGCTGCTGTAATGAGGGTGGATGAAGAAAAGGCAGTGGCCTTGACTGTGGATTGTAATAGTCTTCACACTCGTTTAGATCCCTACGATGGTGGCGCGGGATCAGTAGCAGAAGCTATAAGGAATGTGGTAGCCATGGGTGCCCAACCCTTATGTGTGGTGGACTGCTTGAACTTCGGAAACCCTGAAAAACCAGAAGTATTCTGGCAATTCAAACAATGCGTAACAGGTATGGCGGAAATAGCTGAAAAATTCCAGACTCCAGTTATAAGTGGTAATGTTAGTTTTTACAATGAGACCGAGGGAATAACTGTTAACCCATCCCCCACAGTGGGTGTAGTTGGTGTAGTGGACATACCAAAAATACGCACCATGGATTTCAAAGAGGAGGGAGACAAGATAATAATCATTGGTAAAACCTACAATGAATTATCTGGTTCAGAATACCATCGCTCTGTTCATGGGTTGTTGCAGGGATCAGCACCAAAAATACGCATGGATGATGAACTGGAATCTGTAAAAAGCATTTTAAAACTACTAGATGACGATTCTGAAGGGGATATAACTGCGATTCATGATTGCTCTGCTGGCGGAATTGGGATAGCCTTGTCCGAGATGGTTATAAAAAGCGGCATGGGTGCTAAAGTAGATTTGAGTTTAACCCCTAAAGAAGATGTGAATGATTTTGAAGCTCTGCTTTCGGAATCACATGCAAGATTTATTATCACTGCAAAAGCAGATAAGGCAGATGAGATATTAACTAAAATAAAAGCGCCATCAGCAATAATTGGTGAAGTTGTGGGTAAAAACTTGGTTATTAAAGGCATGGTTGATTTAGATGTATCAAAACTTCAGGATGCTTATCAAGGAGTTATTGAAAAATACATGGCTTAA
- a CDS encoding ATP-binding cassette domain-containing protein, with protein MIEIKSLTKRFGKIVALNQLDLHIKKGELLGIIGPNGAGKTTAIRIISCILHPDEGEVMVGDYDVLKKPIEIKGMIGYLPEEPNLYERFTAYDLLKYFGELYGVPKAKLETRIEELLELVGMTHRAQHRINTFSKGLRQRIGIARALVHDPQIIIFDEPTMGLDPATSIAIREFISGLKGDKTIILCTHYMDEADALCDRVAILNQGQILDMGTPQELKSRIHGDIILKIGLNNPSLVQQSALEKIDGVENISWSGEDLHLSLSTRKVIAQIVDSLGSNVKSVNTKEPTLEDVFIQTVSHIQEKK; from the coding sequence ATGATTGAAATTAAGTCTCTTACCAAGCGCTTTGGAAAAATTGTGGCTTTAAATCAGCTCGATTTGCATATAAAAAAAGGAGAATTATTAGGTATTATAGGACCTAATGGTGCGGGAAAAACTACTGCCATTAGAATTATATCCTGTATTCTTCACCCAGATGAAGGGGAGGTTATGGTAGGAGATTACGATGTTTTAAAAAAACCCATCGAAATCAAAGGAATGATTGGATATCTTCCTGAAGAACCAAACCTTTATGAACGTTTTACAGCTTATGATCTTTTAAAATACTTTGGAGAATTATATGGGGTTCCTAAAGCTAAATTGGAAACTCGAATCGAAGAACTCTTGGAACTGGTAGGTATGACTCATCGCGCTCAGCACAGAATTAATACCTTTTCTAAAGGCCTTCGTCAAAGAATTGGAATTGCCCGTGCCTTAGTTCATGACCCCCAAATAATAATCTTTGACGAGCCCACTATGGGATTAGATCCTGCCACATCCATAGCCATACGAGAATTTATTTCTGGATTGAAAGGGGATAAAACTATAATATTATGCACACATTACATGGATGAGGCAGATGCTCTCTGTGATAGAGTAGCAATTCTAAATCAAGGACAAATATTAGATATGGGAACACCTCAAGAATTAAAATCCCGAATACATGGAGATATAATTCTTAAAATAGGGTTAAATAATCCATCACTTGTTCAACAAAGTGCTTTGGAAAAAATTGATGGTGTGGAAAATATCTCCTGGTCTGGAGAAGATTTACATTTATCATTAAGCACCCGAAAAGTTATTGCACAAATTGTTGATTCACTAGGTAGTAACGTTAAATCCGTTAATACAAAAGAACCCACATTAGAAGACGTTTTCATACAGACTGTGAGTCATATTCAGGAAAAAAAGTAA
- the glp gene encoding gephyrin-like molybdotransferase Glp, which translates to MFLSELMSVDQAMEIIDSHQKVMDKEIIKLENAHKRVNFNEILSQHSSPPFDKSAMDGYAIKAQDTTGYSVSNPASLVIIDSIGAGDVSKVELNQGQAVKIATGAPIPLGADAVVMEEYTYQKAGKLDVMAAMVPGENISYTGEDINKGDKVVDSGRVLRPQELAIIASAGFGEIEVYQEPIVAVIITGNELVDPTPILEDAKIINSNQYALKAMVESTNARVDVFHCRDDLELMENTLLRVIDDYDVVITTGGTAISKGDVVVDAVNNLGEVFLHGVAIRPGKPVAFGIINDKPIFMLSGYPVAAMVQFDVFVRTYLLKMQNISFKNKLVKRISTKKVPSNLGRTDYIRAIASENEVKPILSKGSGVIRSMVDSNCYLVIPENQEGCGEGDECEVILFDSFNI; encoded by the coding sequence ATGTTCCTATCTGAATTGATGTCTGTTGATCAGGCAATGGAAATAATAGATTCTCATCAAAAAGTAATGGACAAAGAAATAATAAAATTGGAGAACGCACACAAAAGAGTTAATTTTAATGAAATTTTATCTCAACACAGTTCTCCCCCATTTGATAAATCCGCAATGGATGGCTATGCTATAAAGGCTCAAGATACAACTGGTTATTCTGTAAGTAATCCTGCTTCATTAGTCATAATAGATAGTATAGGTGCAGGGGATGTATCTAAAGTAGAATTAAATCAGGGGCAAGCAGTTAAGATAGCTACTGGAGCACCTATACCTCTTGGTGCTGATGCGGTAGTTATGGAGGAATATACTTATCAAAAAGCTGGAAAATTAGATGTTATGGCTGCGATGGTTCCTGGAGAGAATATTTCATATACTGGCGAGGATATTAATAAAGGGGATAAAGTAGTAGATAGTGGGAGAGTATTAAGGCCTCAGGAACTTGCAATTATTGCTTCTGCAGGATTTGGCGAGATAGAAGTATACCAAGAACCAATAGTGGCGGTTATTATAACTGGTAATGAATTGGTTGATCCCACCCCTATTTTAGAGGACGCAAAAATAATTAATTCTAATCAATATGCTTTAAAAGCAATGGTAGAAAGTACTAATGCAAGGGTAGATGTATTCCATTGCAGGGATGATTTGGAGCTCATGGAAAATACTCTTTTAAGGGTAATAGATGATTATGATGTGGTTATAACTACGGGTGGGACTGCTATCAGCAAAGGTGACGTTGTAGTGGATGCAGTTAATAATTTAGGTGAAGTTTTTCTTCACGGTGTTGCCATAAGGCCTGGTAAACCTGTAGCATTTGGAATTATTAATGATAAACCTATTTTCATGCTTTCAGGATATCCAGTAGCAGCTATGGTTCAGTTCGATGTTTTTGTACGTACATATCTACTTAAAATGCAGAATATATCTTTTAAAAACAAATTAGTCAAAAGAATAAGCACTAAAAAAGTTCCTTCTAATTTAGGGCGTACAGATTATATCCGGGCTATTGCATCAGAAAACGAAGTTAAACCTATTTTGAGTAAAGGGTCGGGTGTAATCAGATCCATGGTGGATTCGAACTGTTACCTTGTTATCCCTGAAAATCAGGAAGGGTGTGGTGAAGGAGATGAATGTGAAGTTATTCTTTTCGATTCTTTTAATATTTGA
- a CDS encoding DsrH/TusB family sulfur relay protein codes for MDINHLKSGNMHIAFIITKTPQEPGFSSFIQLLNLYADENEIYIYLIGNGVYCATHGHGHSELINTLSKKNQVWAYDNDILARGIHDKHIINGITTFNDYGKLVVDIMEKMDQVLSF; via the coding sequence ATGGATATTAATCATTTAAAAAGTGGAAATATGCATATAGCATTTATAATAACAAAAACACCTCAAGAACCAGGTTTTTCAAGTTTCATTCAGTTATTGAATCTTTATGCTGATGAAAATGAGATTTATATTTATTTAATCGGTAATGGAGTGTATTGTGCTACACATGGCCATGGCCATTCCGAGTTAATAAATACCCTATCTAAAAAAAATCAGGTCTGGGCATATGATAATGACATTTTAGCCAGAGGCATTCACGATAAACATATCATCAATGGAATAACTACTTTTAATGATTATGGGAAGTTAGTTGTAGATATTATGGAAAAAATGGACCAAGTATTGAGTTTTTAA
- a CDS encoding diacylglycerol/polyprenol kinase family protein: protein MQVPREIVRQLIHASGILFILLESFLKLPYLIIVALFAALAGEIIYQLDKKKYLPFFSRILRNCRRDNLERGFIHFFLALTLTFSIFGTNLAVVNTAIIILVLGDSASTVIGTRYGKKLLPFSTRKTWAGSSAFFILGFLGALTQIPLYASFLGALAGTITEAYSPVDDNLTIPLAVGATVSITMLFL from the coding sequence TTGCAAGTACCGAGGGAGATTGTAAGACAACTAATACATGCATCAGGCATTCTTTTTATATTACTGGAAAGTTTCCTTAAACTACCTTATTTGATAATTGTGGCATTATTTGCAGCATTGGCTGGAGAGATAATTTATCAACTTGATAAAAAGAAATACCTACCTTTTTTTTCAAGAATATTAAGAAACTGCCGACGGGATAATTTGGAGAGGGGATTTATTCACTTCTTTTTAGCTTTAACTTTAACTTTTTCGATTTTCGGCACTAATTTGGCTGTGGTTAATACAGCAATAATTATTCTGGTTTTAGGAGACTCTGCTTCCACAGTCATTGGAACTCGCTATGGAAAAAAACTTCTGCCATTTAGCACTAGAAAGACTTGGGCTGGATCTTCAGCATTTTTTATCTTAGGATTTTTAGGCGCCCTAACTCAAATACCATTATATGCTTCCTTTTTAGGGGCACTGGCCGGCACTATAACTGAGGCTTATTCTCCTGTAGATGATAACTTAACTATCCCTTTAGCAGTAGGGGCAACGGTTTCAATAACAATGCTATTTTTGTAA
- a CDS encoding ABC transporter permease: MKILTLARKEGQDILSNKIYLLVMFVQLLIILGAFGLAIVSSVVTDSDLMDEWGGSTALKVGVLQEINGTSLEKALNSQNLNLIYYDTLNNAKRQVGSEIVALVYISNSKGDIAVQIDNSNVFYPAVSEKISKALESYRLDERLSKEGFSQTQINVIQNPINLNEIKVNENSAVPLALDSSYFVEIMYGFIVPFILLLPFFLASNIVTDSIVGERERKTFEVLLMTPMSAPMVIIGKILPILIFSLIQSAAWILLLNALKVPIFHSLLILVLLFFVGLGFIGLGVLISMLVDSTKEANSAITLMLFFATFILFVPLFMNIPQLQGILNIIPTVLMVRMASTPTLQLDLILGFLPSILLSLGIFALSVRFFKQEGAIRL; the protein is encoded by the coding sequence ATGAAAATTCTTACCTTAGCACGAAAAGAAGGCCAGGACATACTTTCTAACAAGATATACCTCTTAGTAATGTTTGTCCAGCTTTTAATTATTTTAGGTGCATTTGGTTTAGCCATAGTCAGTTCTGTAGTGACTGATTCTGATTTAATGGACGAGTGGGGAGGTAGTACGGCCCTAAAAGTTGGTGTTCTCCAGGAAATAAATGGCACCTCACTTGAAAAAGCTTTAAACTCGCAAAATCTTAATTTAATTTATTATGATACCTTAAATAATGCTAAAAGGCAGGTGGGATCTGAAATTGTAGCCTTGGTCTATATTAGTAATTCTAAAGGAGATATTGCTGTACAAATTGATAACAGTAATGTTTTTTATCCTGCTGTTTCTGAGAAGATAAGCAAAGCACTGGAATCTTATCGTTTAGATGAAAGGCTTTCTAAAGAGGGATTTTCTCAGACGCAGATAAATGTTATTCAAAATCCAATTAATTTAAATGAAATTAAGGTGAATGAAAATTCTGCAGTTCCTCTAGCACTGGACAGTTCTTATTTTGTGGAGATAATGTATGGATTTATAGTGCCTTTCATACTGCTTTTACCGTTTTTCTTGGCCAGTAACATTGTTACAGACAGTATAGTCGGTGAGAGAGAACGTAAAACATTTGAAGTTCTTTTAATGACACCTATGAGCGCACCCATGGTAATAATTGGTAAAATTCTCCCAATACTCATTTTTTCACTAATACAAAGCGCAGCGTGGATACTATTATTAAATGCACTGAAAGTACCTATTTTCCATAGTTTATTGATATTGGTGCTATTATTCTTTGTTGGGCTGGGTTTTATTGGTCTAGGGGTCCTTATTTCCATGCTGGTTGATAGTACCAAAGAAGCTAATTCCGCTATAACGCTGATGCTCTTTTTTGCGACTTTTATACTCTTTGTACCTCTTTTTATGAATATTCCACAGCTACAAGGTATTTTGAATATCATACCTACGGTTTTAATGGTGCGTATGGCATCTACACCCACTTTGCAGCTGGATCTGATTTTAGGTTTTTTACCATCAATACTACTATCTCTGGGAATATTTGCATTATCTGTTCGTTTTTTTAAACAAGAAGGCGCTATTAGGCTTTAA
- a CDS encoding ABC transporter permease: MGSWIITKWELKNTLSSKKFLIIFFFQLAVLLLMIMFFNNFMASVESEEGISLTPSLNQFASLDVYDPEKSFIRYLNPEILEITQTDGKESSLVYESHKTGYLSVNASDPLSLNLENLKPIQANLFLDYSDPKRSVVKDEVELAGNKSATRISQQLIASLSPQEDVDVPQVKQEAQGESLPLQLINKVMTAILLFLPLFLFGNLVVDSIVGEKERKTGEILIAMPISRSYIILGKSMAVIITMALQVALWMIVMLMAGFSLKNPFLIYLIVVITAVPIVGLTAIIAAFAKNYKEAGIGITFAYIAIIGFLIVPALAYISQQGRNVSLSTMTLIIKIFSGETLTLGDIVVPLIFITIISFVSFSIAIWLFRRDDIVFGPRPNLFYLIFELMGINKLIKLFKGNE, translated from the coding sequence ATGGGATCCTGGATCATAACTAAGTGGGAATTAAAAAATACACTATCAAGTAAAAAATTCTTGATTATTTTCTTCTTCCAGTTAGCCGTGCTTTTATTGATGATCATGTTCTTCAATAATTTCATGGCCAGCGTGGAATCTGAAGAGGGAATTTCGCTTACACCTTCTTTGAACCAATTCGCATCTTTAGATGTTTATGACCCTGAAAAAAGTTTTATTAGATATTTGAATCCCGAAATACTGGAAATTACCCAAACTGATGGAAAAGAATCATCTTTAGTTTATGAAAGCCATAAAACTGGTTATTTATCCGTTAATGCCAGCGACCCCCTTAGTTTAAATTTAGAAAATTTGAAGCCAATCCAGGCCAATCTTTTTTTAGACTACAGTGACCCTAAAAGAAGTGTGGTGAAAGATGAAGTTGAATTGGCTGGAAATAAATCCGCGACAAGAATATCACAACAATTAATTGCATCTTTAAGTCCTCAAGAAGACGTGGATGTGCCTCAAGTCAAACAAGAAGCTCAGGGTGAATCACTACCCCTGCAACTTATTAATAAGGTTATGACTGCTATTTTATTATTCTTGCCCTTATTTTTATTTGGAAATTTAGTAGTGGACAGCATTGTTGGTGAAAAAGAGAGAAAAACCGGCGAAATATTAATTGCCATGCCCATATCAAGATCTTATATAATATTGGGCAAAAGTATGGCTGTTATTATAACTATGGCTTTACAGGTGGCTTTATGGATGATAGTAATGCTAATGGCTGGTTTTTCTCTTAAAAATCCATTTCTGATTTATCTTATAGTAGTAATCACTGCAGTACCCATAGTTGGTTTAACTGCCATTATAGCCGCATTTGCAAAAAATTATAAAGAAGCAGGAATAGGGATTACTTTTGCATATATTGCCATAATCGGATTTTTAATTGTCCCCGCATTAGCTTACATATCCCAGCAGGGAAGGAATGTGAGTTTATCCACCATGACACTCATTATCAAGATATTTTCTGGTGAAACCCTAACTCTAGGAGATATTGTCGTGCCTTTAATATTCATCACAATTATAAGTTTTGTTTCATTTAGTATTGCCATATGGCTTTTTAGAAGAGATGATATAGTTTTTGGGCCCAGGCCTAACCTTTTTTACCTGATATTTGAATTAATGGGAATAAACAAATTAATCAAACTATTTAAAGGAAATGAGTGA